The Lycium barbarum isolate Lr01 chromosome 4, ASM1917538v2, whole genome shotgun sequence nucleotide sequence CCTAAAAATAAAAAGCGACTTTGATTAATCTTGCTGTGTTTGACCCACGCCCCTCGGCCTCTATTTCATTTATGATAAGGCCaaatatatttaattttaattattttagatatatattttttatttttattagtaCATATTTACAAATTAGCATGATTATTATTGTCTCATCATTTAATTACCAAGAGTACATATTATATTAAGCTTGTATATTACTTTTTATTTAAGGGTACTATACTTCTAAAAATAGTTCCAATATAACATATTTTCTACATAAAGGGACTAAAAAGCATACATTTGAACTTATTGACTGGTACATGTGTTGAGTTACATATCAGATGAATCACAATTAAAATTTATCAATACTGAAGGGACTAAAAATGATGCTATTTAACTAAAAGATTAGAAATAACGTAAAATGATTGAAGATCATGCAAAAAGGACTGAAATTCATCCATGTATGATTGAACTTCATGTAAAAATAGATGAGTTCAGTTATGAATGGTTGAAATTCAGGCATCTAATTTCCATTGCCAATAATTCTACGGTTTCAAGCAAAAATGTTAAAAGTTTTCTGCCAAATTTCAAATACATATTTTTTACAATTTTAATCACGAATGCTTAAAGTTGATTCTGAAGCAACTAAACTTTTAATCACGAATACTCCTTTCATTCACTTTTATTTATCcgctatactaaaaatatattttcactttacttgtcacttttagcatatcaataGAAAAAACATACTATATTTTTTTCTTCATCTTTTATCCTTAGCATTACTTATTCGCCAAATTATTTTTCAAGATCTAAGACTAAATATCAATTAATATGGATATTGTGATAAAATACCGATCtcaaaattttttattttaaagaatGTGTAAAGTCAAAATTGGACAAGTAGAAGTGAACAGAGGAGGTGACATTTTAtcacttttggttatgaattaaatgcatttttttttgtgcgaaatgcccttcaaaagcacttgtctttaatttttacccctcaaattggtggtctttaatttttgctcttcgctAAAAACTCCTTAGTTCCGGGTTCAAACCCCCGCTAagacaattttttaaaaaaataaaaaatagcaagGTCGAGTTTGGATTCCCCAGACAGAGTTTTGCCTCAAACTTtacctgatcaggcagagttttgctACCTTCAGGCAAAGTGAATCTCTcccttaagacagagttttgccttatacctgaaggcaaaactccGCCTTAAGGTAGAAGTTTGCATTAAGGCAATTGCgaagcgatttttttttattgagcctaAGTTTGAACCCATAACCTCGGGATGTTaggagaagagcaaaaattaaagatcagtgcctttgaaggactatcgtgcaaatgacccaattAAACGGAGGACCCTAAAATCGGATATTCGTGCACTTCGTCCTGTCCAGACCGGTCAAGGCCCACGAGGCCCAAACTAAACTTATCTGGTCTATAACAATATCAAATAATCCCTTTTTCCATTTCTCAATTTTAAATTTCTtctagggaaaagggtcaaatatgcccctctactttattttattagttaaatataccTTTCGTTAGTGAAAGTTGACAAAAATACCCTTGCCGTCTTCAAACTTCACACTTATGcccctatttggatggaaatgcCCAAATACTCTCAAATTACTCAATTTCacaaaaattattcactttttttgttGACCCGCCCTGCCCGACccgcctatcatcatcatcaagctctagcttcatcttcttccgtggagaaaaaaagaaaaaagcaagAACACACCCAAATGATAAAATTTCAAAACTCACCTCAAATTTCATCTTGCCAATACTTGGAGTCAGGGTAATACTTTTATAATAgactaagggtgtgttcggtatggagaaaaacattttccagaaaatgttttccaattttctcatgttcgtttggtcaaaaattttggaaaacataTTCCTCAAAATTagagaaaatgacttccctaataaaagtagggaaaacaagttcacaagttcattccaccaaccaccctACCACCACTCAACCCAATCCCAACCACTCCCAACCCCCCACCCACCCTatcaccccaccacccaccccgcccaaaaataatttttttttggaaaaaaagttttgacattatttttattttttgcacccccacgcAAACCTAgcaccctacccccccccccccccccgggcaaaaaaaaagttttggcttttttttttgcaccccgcACCCCCACCCAAACCCCGCACTCTACCCCTCCCCCCAGCAAAAAAATTTTttttccaccccccccccccccccccccccgcaaaaaaaattaatattttttttggaaaaaagttTTAAtatttgttttggttttttgcaccccacccctccccccctcctccaagaaaaactgaaaaacagttgacaattataaaaattgaatgtttgcgtggttaaaaattaaaatttttggaAGGAGTGATGtgggtttttttttggggggggggggtggtgaaaagatttttttttggggtaagGGGTGTCTGGGGGTGTAGACACTCGCAAAATACaataaaaaacttcaaaaaaaaaatgttggggttggggaggggggtgttggtgtggtatgggttccACGCAAGGGGAGGGGGGTGATGGGGGATGTCGTCGTGTAGAaaatttagaatttttttttaaaaacttcaaaaaaaatgttgtgggagggggtgggtgggtgggggtaTGGTGCGATGGGAGGGGTGAGTGTATGGGTTAcgggagtggttgggggtgggggtgcaaaaaacaaaaaaaataataataatggaggGGGTGTGGGGGCATAGGGGTGGGTGAGTAGGAGTGGGGTGTGGGTGGAGGTGGGGGTATGGGattgggttggagttggtgagggttagggtgggggtgcaaaaaacaaaaacaaaaaaaaaaaatcaaaagaaaattttttttggaggggggtgGGGGCGTAGATGGGTgggtggggttggggttgggggtatggggttgggttggagttggtgagacttggatgagtattttccggaaaacgttttctatcaaccaaaagaacatgagaaaataaataagaaattcacttattttccactacccaaacgaacatgagaaaataagtggaaattcacttattttctagaaaaacattttccttggaaaacattttcctcggaaaacattttcctccataccgaacacaccctaactGACATTAACATTTGAGTTTTCTCTTGGGTACCTGCATTTCCATATTAATCATGTTGGTCCTTGGCAGGTTACAATTTTCAAAGGTCTGCTTAGCCAACACTAATGGGTCCAatatcacttttgacatcatTTGCATCTATGTTTTCAATTGAAATGCCTTCTGATACCATTGGCTACAATTTCTTTGCAGATGATGTTTGAAGAAAGTGTGCGGGTTAAGCATTTCGGTATTCAGAGGAAGCCTTTACCTCTAGAACCATCCGTACTTTTGCGGGAAGCAAATCGCAGAAGAGCTTCTATTTCTGCTGGGAATGTGTTTGAAATGTTTGATGGACATCCAAATGCAATTTGAGTGAATTGCAGGAGCATATAAAGCTTAATAGACTGTTTTAGTTGATTAGTCAAAGACATCTTCAAGGTTTAATTATAGGGATGCATAGACAAAGACTATGGTATACATAAGAGTGTCAATGTCTTTTATTTGCTCAAGAATTATCTCCTGGATACATCATTTAGAGAAAGCAGGGCACATAAAAAGGGATGACTGGTCTATGTCGTTTTCATGGATTTCTTACCAATCATTTGACTACAGGATGTTTTCGTACCATATGGCCGCACCAAGATTTAGAGTTGAATTTAAAGATTGAAATTTGAGGTGAGTTTTGAAATTTTTTCATTTAGGttgcttttttcttttctttttttttcttcatggaAAAGGATAAGCTAGAGCTTGATGATGATAGGCGGGTCGGGCGGGGCGGGTcaataaaaaaaagtaaataattttttttgaaattgagTCATTTGAGAGGATTTGAGGatttccatccaaataggggCATCAGTATGAACTTCGAAGACGGCGGGGGTATTTTTATTAACTTTCACTAACGGAGGatatatttaactaataaaataaagtagggggtatatttgaccatttTCCCTTTCTTCTATCTTCTCTTTCAAATAAAattccagttctaacacttcttCGCACTCTTTATATTACTCTTTTCTTGTGAATTAAACAAGCTGATTTTTCTCATATACAACAGCAATAGCGGAACCCAAAGTCAAATACGATCGTCAGCTCAGGTGAATTCTTCAGTATACTCTATCTTGATTGAAATGTTTTTTTGTATAATTGATTAACGAAGGGAATtgcttgtactttttttttttttgaatatttttacatgtgtaaggtgttagTACGGTATAATTGAGACGCTTCTTGAATAGCCGAAGTCATAATTCTCTATTATATGAATATATCTAAGTCGAACAAACCATGATCACTGATTTGCCATACTGCAAAAATACGAAAACCGAACTTAAATATACAAAATTAATTtaatatgataatgatataatatttttaaaaaacaaaaatcgAAATTTACCTAACCGAAATTTCTAAAACATATATGACTTAAATGGAGGACCCTAAATTAGCTATCGATGCACTTCGTCCTGTCCAGACCCAATAAAGGCCCACGAGGCCCAATTTAAACTAACCCGGTCCATCACAATGTCAAATAAATAAATTCCCTTTTTCCCATTTTCTAAATTTAAAGTTGTTTTATTCTTCTCTTTCAAAAAAAATCCCAGTTCTAACACTTACTTACTTCACGCACTCTTTTCTTACGTATAAAATAAGCTGAGTAATGGCAGAACCCAAAGTTAAATACGATCGTCAACTCAGGTGAATTCTTCACTatactttttttcctttttttttttctttatgatCTCTATACACATATATTCTGAAATTTGACCGTCATTACTAGTCCATATAACTGAACTTGTAGCTCTTATATTCTTGCAAATAATATCAAAAGTCGTAGCAGAAATGAGTAAACGCCTCTCTTATGTTATGTAAGTGATATAGATTGATTAtgtacggagtttaagaaagaaagcaaagacttttgaaacttattaTTTAAAACAAGTCATTGATAtgtgtgtgactgtaaatcatttcattaaggggtAAAAgaggaagttttaagttaaattatttcaaaatatagaaatgtatcattcgttttgggacagactaaaaaggaaagtgtataacataaattgggacagagcgagtatttataaatatagaaatgtatcattttttttgAGATAAATTAAataggaaagtgtatcacataaatagggatagagggagtatttctaaatatagaaatgtatcattctttttgggacaaattTAAAAGgaaagtacaacaacaacaacccagtaaaATCCCATCAGGTGAGATatcaggagggtagagtgtatgcagaccttacctctaccctATGACAGGTAGAGTGGCTGTTACCAATAGACCCCCGACACAAGGAGAGAAGAAAGGAGAGATGAAAAAGCATCATCAGTAATAATAAACAGTAATAATAGGCAGTAATAACAACAAAATAATAAGATAACCGAGTGAAAGAAACAATCTGATAGTACTAGGGATCTAACAATAAGACAAAACAAAGATACTACTACTCCTAGTACGGGAcgagactaaaaaggaaagtgtatcacataaattgggacagagggagtaacagTATGGAATTTGTGTGTTATGGCAAAGTTTGGTTTCTCTTAAGTTTTAAGAGGTGAACCAAGTCTCATATTTAAGTGGAGAAAGGCATGGGATGAGCGAGCCAGGATTTTCATTAAGCGTATTCAAAATGTTAGAAAATAAAGATACGAACAAGCCAAGGGGATTcaacatttattatacatataataaaaatgattttaattttatgtatacagtgtaatttttcagcAAAGGGGTGAACCCCTTGCGGTACTCTAGCTCCGTCCATTAAAAATATTTGGTTCTCATTGCACCTTACTTGGCCAAAGTTGAATGACCTGTAAATTCTGGAAaagattaattcatttccatttgtAATTTCAGTTGTGTGTAGCCTTCAAATAGCTCGCCGTTGTATGTGTCCAGATACGTGTGTTGCTTTTATCCGTGCCTCTTTTTGAATTGGAAAAGTCCAATCAGGAATGATTTAGAGATGTTCATTGCTATCCTAATCTCTGAGTTAGTCTGGAATTAGAGACAATGTTGTTTCTTGGTTCTGGATGACTATTGTAAATTTTCTCGGAATGCCTTATTTGATATCTCATGCAACATTGATACTTTCGTCACAGACTCTACTTATTGGCCCAAGCTAAATTGATCAATTTATGAATTTCAAACACATATGTGACTATAATGTTCACAAATTTCAGATAATACTTACACACAGGCAGAGACAGAGAAAAGTTTTATATCATATGGCTATCATGGGTATTCATGGGTGTTTGCAGATTCCAATTTGAAATACACCATTCCCGCATTGACATGTTTGACAATAATGAAGCTGTTTTGCAGGATATGGGGTGAGCAAGGACAAGCTGCGCTGGAGAAAGCCAGTATCTGCTTACTTAACTGTGGTCCAACTGGTTCTGAAACTTTGAAAAATCTTGTTCTTGGTGGGGTTGGAAGCATCACTGTTGTTGATGGTTCTAAGGTTGAAGTGGGCGATCTTGGAAATAATTTTATGGGTATGTTACGTGGTTGTGCGTATGCATCTACAGTTTTAAAAAGCCTTGGCTTCTCCCAtattcttatttttctcttgtaTTTCTGATAGTTGATGAATCAAGTGTTGGACAGTCGAAGGCACAGTGTGTGTGTGCATTTCTTCAAGAGTTAAATGATGCTGTTAAAGCCAAGTTTATAGAAGAACATCCGGAGGAACTAATTGAGACGAATCCATCATTCTTTTCTCAGTTTACCTTGGTCATAGCTACACAGGTGTGGAGACGCGAATTATCTTGTACTCTTCATAAAAACATTTGATCTTGGCATGATCCTGCATTCCCACTTTTCTTAACTCAGTTTTTGTTATCATTAAAACCCCCATATCCCTGCCTCCATGCTACACAGTAGATAAAAGTGTGTGTGATTCCTCCAGTCATAAAACTAAGGAGAATACATAAATAGTCAAGCATGAaactgtatatgtgtgtgtgtatatggatGTAATTACTATACACACACCCAACTGTATCATTTTTTCTATATTTATTTTGAGAGAACTTTACTTACAGATTCATGCTTGATTATTTATGTATTCTGCCTTATTTTTATGACTGGAGGCATTACATACACTTTTATCTGCTGTGTAGCATGTCAAAATTTGAAGAGTCTCTATGCCTCTTGACTTGTAGTGTACGAGCTACAATCATCAACACGCTTCTTATCTATTGTGTAGAATGTAGATTGGTAAGTGTCTCTCAGAACTATGTTGAATAAATGATAATTGTCTTTTATCTCATTCTCTAAAGAGGTTGATTTGAAAGAGCAAACAATTAGTTTTAGCATCTGCATAATTATGAGTAGCAGCTTATCCACTCTTTGGGGAAGATAGACggcaataataataaaaataaataaatagaaaagaACCAAAAAGGTTCAAACAAAAGAACAATCTGTTCCTTTTCCATTTGGGTCAGCTGATTATTTACATGCATAATTTGGCTAATTGTCTATCAGCAGATAGCAGCACAATGGAATTTCTGACAGTTTCGTTTTATGCTCTGTCTGTTCTATTTCAGCTGGTTGAAGATTCCATGGTGAAATTGGATAGAATCTGTCGGGaggaaaatattattttaatagtTGCACGATCATATGGCCTCATGGGTCTTGTCAGGATCAGTGTGAAGGTAATATTAATGCTGCTTTGTTGCTATTTCCGGACCGATGTAACTGTGAAATCCCGTATTTATAGAGAACTGTGGGTCCAGACCAGTTAGTACCATTGGCATGGATTTCTTGTGAGGATCTATTTTGATTGTAATATGAGGAACTATTCTTGTAGAAATAGAAAACCATGAAGCGATAGCCACAGAGTGAAACAATGAATGAGCAAAGAAGTTACAATGAGTTTGTTTGATAGAGCTCTTACCGAATGCGATATCATTTGTGTGTTAATAAAAAAGTTCCTCTTCTATCTGCAGGAACATACAGTAATTGAATCAAAGCCTGACCATTTTCTAGATGACCTACGGCTTAATAACCCATGGCCAGAACTGCGGAGGTTGGGTGCTTTCCTCTGTGCTTGATATTTTACAATTCTACAATGAGTCTTTTCCTAGTATGCATATATCTGCTGAGGATTAAGGATTTGGTAATGGTAGAAACTGTAAGATTTGTGAAACATCTCTGCTAGGAGTGGTGCATATAAGTAACAGTAACACAAACTTTGCAAGCTTGGTAAGTTGTTTATGGgtatcaataattttttttaaggcATCTCTTGGTGTAAAGCCGTACCTGTGATGCATTTAGATATAGCTTTGATGGGGATTGGGATTTCACTGATGTGAGCGTCTTTCTGCTGGGATGCGTCCTGCCTTTAGAGCTTTCACCCTTTCTCCTGTTTAACAAGTTCAGTTTCCTCATCAAAAGGAGGAAAATGGATAAAGAAAGGGGCTGATTTTCATACTTATGACAACAGGTTTGCAGAGACAGTTGATTTAAACACAACTGATGCTGTAGAGCATAAACACGTGCCATATATTATTTTGCTTGTTAAGATGGCAGAGGAATGGGCAAATACTCATGGTGGAAAGCTTCCTTCTACCAGAGAAGAGAAAAAGCAATTCAAGgttgaaaaatatattttcaaatgCTTCTTCAGTTTCATCCTTAGTCGTTCCATTTTGGTTCATCTATGGTGATTTGGTCAATTTATTAATTGCCTTAGGATTTGATTAAATCCAAGATGATCATGATGGATGAAGAAAACTATAAAGAAGCCATGGAAGCATCTTTCAAGCTCTTTTCTCCACAAGGGATTAGTAAGTATATATGTGAATTGTGTGCTGTATCAGAAACTCATACTAGTTTTTTCCATCTTGTCTAATAATATTTAGGATCCCTAATATTTATATTTTGTCGAGTCTTTGGGATGGATTCTTAATGGTTCaaaccttgttttttttttttttttttttttttattggttcAAACCTTGTTTTTTGTGGAGTGCTTAGTCTGGGTAGCGGTTTCTTTTGAACATCATTGCACCTGCATTAAGAACAAGAACTCTCATCATTCCATCTATTAACATCCATAACTGAAATGTCTTCATATGTTGCTTTAAGCAACCTTCAACTTGATGTTCTTGGCACCATCTTAACGCAGCTTCCATGAGATCTCGAAAACTTCATAGTAAAATAAGATTAATTCGAATATTTTCTTCTGTGGGATCTCTAAAATCTGTAGGAAGCTGCATCGAGTTGCCTGCAACATCAAGTTGAGGGTTGCCGAATAACCATTTGAAAATTTCAGTAGATGATGAATTTTCGTTCTTATATGTCAAAAACTCCCAATTTCTAGGGAGCTGCTTCACATCTTTCATCTTCTTTTTAAATAATTGGGATATTTATCTTTGCCTATTGACTGAAGATATTCACCTAATTGTGTGTGCAAGTGTTTGTGTGTAAATCTAGAGTTGCATGTGATATTTGGCAGCAGTTTATTCAGTTATCTGGCTTCTTTCTCGAAAATTGAATAAGTTTCTTGCTTTGCTTTGTTTTCAAAATATTACTTGTCCGTTTCTGGTTGTCTTTTTATTTAGTCAATCAGAATGATTGCCAATAGTTCTCAAGATTGTTGAGGTAAGGACATCTTCAGTTTACTGAGAAACATGCTTTTGGTGTATTGTCAATGCGGCATTTTACATAATCAGTTACTATGTTACTAAATTTGAAAATAAACCTCCTGTCTCTCTACTTAAGGAGGCTTTTCTAcgactcaaaaagaaaaaatggGGAGGCTTTGCTAAACACCAATATAAAGGATGTGCTTAGATTTGGCTGCATGGAGATATTTTATGAATACATAATGGTTTTTATGCATTCATCATCTCGTTTCTCTTTATTGCTAACTAGAGGACTAATTAGGCTAACATGCAGTTGCAATTTTATATGCCTTGACGGACATTTTAGtcttaactttttttttcttctattgaTTGGTTAAATTGCTTAAATGCAAGAGGATAACTCTGCAGTAAAAGTCTTTGGATTGATAAATATCCTATGGAATAAGTGGGTCTAGAGTTGGGTTAAAGACTTTCTTTACTGAACTTGGAAGGGTATCATAGTAACTGTAGATCTTAGTtcatcaaacaaaaaaaatactCATGGAGTAAAGAATTCTTTCTAGAAACTTGATACTATATTGGTGTCAATTTTTTTGAGGAAGATATTGGTGTCAGTTTAGTTATGTGGAATCTTAATTTGGAACAGGGACGATGAGATTGGAAATATATAATTGACTTTTCTCTTTCGTATACTAGGCCCAAACTTACAGAAGATTATCGATGACAGTTGTACAGAAGTTGATTCCAATTCATCTGATTTTTGGGTGATGGTAGCAGCCCTGAAGGTACTTGCAGTTTCTTGAAAAAGAACACACGCAGGAAGGAAGTTGGGAAACAATTTCTGGAATTATTGCAGCTTTGTTAGTTGACTTAACCTAATTAAAAGAAGAAATAACGAGTTGTTAGGTCCACTAAAACATGATTTTACATTGTTGATGTTTTGTTATTCTTGCTCATTTCTTTAGCTCTAAATAACAAATAGACATCTTAATTAGTCCATACATTTGGATTTGATGGCTTTTTAGTTGATTGTAAAGGTTGCTTGTACATGTTTTAGTTTCTTCCTTTAGATCTTCCTTGTGTGCCTTCTCCTGTCAAAAGAGCAAGGGGGCAGGGGATGGAGGGAAAAGCCTCTGCCAAGTTCTTCATCTGAGTAATGCGGCAACAAGCTATAGGCCTAAGGCTTGGCTTTTTCCTCTATAGTGCAATGGTCTCTCCGATCGGTGTGTCTTTGTTGCTACTCCCCATTTGCACAAGAAAATTTGAGTTACTAGGTGGATTAGACTAGTGTAGTTTAATTTGGGAGCTAATTTGAGATTGGATGAACGATAATCTTCcctatgttcatttcattcttttAATTGTTTTATATGCTAATTTCAATATGCATTATTCTTTTAGTATCCACAGGAAACTAGCACGTTGTCCTTTTCATCTTGGTTCAAACATttgttcctttttcctttttggcAAATACATTTTCGTTAGTATCCCTTATCAAACAACCTGCTTTAAGTTCCCTAGATTGATATTTCTTTGCATTGGTAGAAGTTGGTGATCATATGATGTATTTTCTTGCACTCTAGGAGTTCATAGCGAGTGAAGGTGGTGGGGAGACACCTCTTGAGGGGTCGATACCAGATATGACATCATCAACTGAGTTAGTGGTTTAAGTTTCTTCGCAACAAATTAAATTTTTATTGAGATGTAATGGGAGTTTGCTTATTGATGCTTGGACTGTTGACTCTATTGCAGATTGTACGTAAACCTGCAAAAGACCTACCAAGCCAAGGCCGAGGCTGATTTTCTTGTTATGGAGCAAAGGGTCAAAAATTTAATTAAGAAAATCAGTAGGGATCCAGCCAGCATCTCGAAGGCGAATATAAAGAGCTTTTGTAAAAATGCAAGGAAGCTTGCTGTAAGGGCATTTCGTCTTTTCTGTTTCTTTAGTTTGAATGTTCATTCATCTAAAATTACCTCTTTGTGCTACTTGAATCTTCTTCCTGTTTGACAAATTTGAAACGCATTGTATTTCTTGCTATAGAAACCATACACTCTCTTGGTGTCATTTTATGCGTCTTAGTTTGATTTAGCACGCggtttaagaatgtaaaaaggaAATTTTGTGGTCTTTAAACTAAATGTGTACAACATtaccgaaatatcctttgaattttgTGGTTTTAAAGATGCCACGTGAGGGAGTGGCATTAAGGGTAAAGGCATATTGGAAATAAAAactaatatatagaaaaa carries:
- the LOC132636646 gene encoding NEDD8-activating enzyme E1 regulatory subunit AXR1-like isoform X1, with translation MAEPKVKYDRQLRIWGEQGQAALEKASICLLNCGPTGSETLKNLVLGGVGSITVVDGSKVEVGDLGNNFMVDESSVGQSKAQCVCAFLQELNDAVKAKFIEEHPEELIETNPSFFSQFTLVIATQLVEDSMVKLDRICREENIILIVARSYGLMGLVRISVKEHTVIESKPDHFLDDLRLNNPWPELRRFAETVDLNTTDAVEHKHVPYIILLVKMAEEWANTHGGKLPSTREEKKQFKDLIKSKMIMMDEENYKEAMEASFKLFSPQGISPNLQKIIDDSCTEVDSNSSDFWVMVAALKEFIASEGGGETPLEGSIPDMTSSTELYVNLQKTYQAKAEADFLVMEQRVKNLIKKISRDPASISKANIKSFCKNARKLAVCRYRLIEDEFNSPVQPELQKYLTDEEHGTLQEANSLKVLPENTAVGLYILLRAADRFAANYNKFPGQFDGEMDEDISRLKTTAVGLLNDLGCNGSALSEDLINEMCRYGASELHAVAAFVGGVASQEVIKLITRQFIPMSGTFIFNGIDHKSQLLLL
- the LOC132636646 gene encoding NEDD8-activating enzyme E1 regulatory subunit AXR1-like isoform X3 — its product is MVDESSVGQSKAQCVCAFLQELNDAVKAKFIEEHPEELIETNPSFFSQFTLVIATQLVEDSMVKLDRICREENIILIVARSYGLMGLVRISVKEHTVIESKPDHFLDDLRLNNPWPELRRFAETVDLNTTDAVEHKHVPYIILLVKMAEEWANTHGGKLPSTREEKKQFKDLIKSKMIMMDEENYKEAMEASFKLFSPQGISPNLQKIIDDSCTEVDSNSSDFWVMVAALKEFIASEGGGETPLEGSIPDMTSSTELYVNLQKTYQAKAEADFLVMEQRVKNLIKKISRDPASISKANIKSFCKNARKLAVCRYRLIEDEFNSPVQPELQKYLTDEEHGTLQEANSLKVLPENTAVGLYILLRAADRFAANYNKFPGQFDGEMDEDISRLKTTAVGLLNDLGCNGSALSEDLINEMCRYGASELHAVAAFVGGVASQEVIKLITRQFIPMSGTFIFNGIDHKSQLLLL
- the LOC132636646 gene encoding NEDD8-activating enzyme E1 regulatory subunit AXR1-like isoform X2; the protein is MAEPKVKYDRQLRIWGEQGQAALEKASICLLNCGPTGSETLKNLVLGGVGSITVVDGSKVEVGDLGNNFMVDESSVGQSKAQCVCAFLQELNDAVKAKFIEEHPEELIETNPSFFSQFTLVIATQLVEDSMVKLDRICREENIILIVARSYGLMGLVRISVKEHTVIESKPDHFLDDLRLNNPWPELRRFAETVDLNTTDAVEHKHVPYIILLVKMAEEWANTHGGKLPSTREEKKQFKDLIKSKMIMMDEENYKEAMEASFKLFSPQGISPNLQKIIDDSCTEVDSNSSDFWVMVAALKEFIASEGGGETPLEGSIPDMTSSTELYVNLQKTYQAKAEADFLVMEQRVKNLIKKISRDPASISKANIKSFCKNARKLAVCRYRLIEDEFNSPVQPELQKYLTDEEHGTAVGLYILLRAADRFAANYNKFPGQFDGEMDEDISRLKTTAVGLLNDLGCNGSALSEDLINEMCRYGASELHAVAAFVGGVASQEVIKLITRQFIPMSGTFIFNGIDHKSQLLLL